CTGCCGTCGCCTGCCGACGCGGGGGTCTGGGACTACTTCGCCACAGCGACCATCCCGGTGCCGGAGCAGGTGAATCGGCTGCTCCGCGGGCTCGAGGCCTACGGCCCCGATCAGCCGGCCACGGTTCCGTCGCTCGAAGCGGAGACCGGGCTGCGGCGTGGCCGGGTCGAGTTGATGCTGAAGCAGTTGGCGGTGGACGGCGCGGTCGAGCGGGTGGAGCGCGGCTGGATCCGGACGGCGATCGACTGGACCTTCGACGCGGACCACTACGACGGCATCGTCGCCGTACGACGTCGCGAGGCGGACATCATGCGGGCCTACACCCGCGGCGAACGTTGCCTGATGCAACTTCTTCAGGAGTCGCTGGACGATCCGTCGGCCGAGCGCTGCGGGCGGTGCTCGGTGTGTCTCGGGCTACTGCCGGATCCGCTCACGGCGAAGCCGGATCCCGAAACGGTGCACGCGATCACGCGGTTGCTTCGTGGCGAGACCCACGTCCTGGAGCCGCGGAAGATGTGGCCGGGTGGAGCGTTCGGCGCGAAGGGGAAGATTCCGCCGGCACTGATGGCTGAGCCGGGGCGCACTGTGGTGTTCGCCGATGCTCCAGAGTGGCGTGAGGTGATCAGCGAGACCTTCAGTTCCGGCACCGGGGGAGACCCGGCGGCCATGGACGCGCTGAAGGCGGGCTGTGTCGCGGCCCTGTCTCGCTGGCGCGACGCGTGGTCGCGCCGTCCCGAGGTGGTCGTCACGCTGCCGGCGGCCGGCTATCGCTGGCTGACCACGGAGATCGCCGACCACCTCGCCGAGATCGGCCGCCTCGAACGAGCCGAGCTCACCGTCGACTCCACCGCGTTCGCCGACGACCAGTCCTCGGCCGAGGAAGCCCGTGTTTGGCGAGACGGCGTCAGCATCGACCCCACGACCGCTCAGGCGATCGGCGGCAAGTCCGTCCTCCTGGTCGTCGACGCCTCGTCCTCCCAATGGCCGATCACAGTCGCCGCCGCCAAACTCCGCGAATCCGGCGCCGACGCAGTACTCCCCCTCCTCATCCACCGAAAGCCATAACTCTCGCCGCCACCAAACCCCGCGAATCAGCGGCCTACATAGGACTCTGAGCCCTGGCCTAGCGCGAGAAGTATTGCTAGGCGGGGATGGGCAGGGATTCGGCGAAGGACTTGAGGTCGGAGATGAGGCGGGTCCAGCCGTCTTCGATCATGGGGCGGATGGCGCTGTCCGGTTCGAAGCCGCTGTGGATGACGGTCAGTTTGACCTGATCGCCGTCGGGCTCCAGATCGAAGCTCACCCGGGACAGCGGCTCGGCGGCGGTCTTGTCGCGCAGTTCGTCGTCCATCTCGACGGCCTTGGCGAACTCCGGCGTGATGTGGTGCCACGTGAACGCGAGCCGCCGGTACGGATCGTGCTCCAGCACAACCTGTCCCTCGCCGGCCATCGTCACGTCGCCCATCTTCCACTCCATCGGAGAGCCGACCTTCCAGTCGGTGTCGTGGTGCAGACCCCAGTACTGCTGGGTGAACTCGGGATTTGTGAGCGCCTGCCAGAGCCGCTCCGGGGTGGTCTTGATGTACGTGGTGTAGACGAAGTCGTTCATGGTCTCCTGCTCCAGGCTGTTCTTGAGATCGGCGAGCAACTGCACACGCCGGCGGTCGTACTGCGTGATCCAGCGGTCCGCGATGGCGTTGATCGGTTCGGCGTTCAGGAAATGCAACTTCTCCCGGCCGCGCCGCGCGGTCGTGACGAGGTTCGCGGCTTCGAGTACGGCGAGGTGCTTGCTCACCGACTGCCGCGCCATCTCCAGTCCGGCGCAGAGGTCACGCAGGGTCTGGCCGTTCCGCTGGTTCAGGTTGTCGAGCAGCCGCCGCCGGCTCGGGTCCGCCAGCGCCCTGAACACCTCGTCATCCATCGCCCCTCCGCTGCAACATGCAGCTGTCTAGCTGCCTTTTCACAATAGGCAGCCAACCGGCTGCATGTCAATCGGCACCGACTCCGGCGAGGTGGCGTCGGGAGCCGGATCGACGTCGATCGCCTTCAGCCTCGGACCCCGGAACGGACGGGGACCGGTCTCGCATGATCTGGGGTAGGGCAGGGCACCGGTGGGCAGCTATGGAGAAACCACTGGTCCTTGTCACGGGAGTCACCGGCTACATCGGTGGTCGCCTCGTTCCCGAACTGCTCGAAGCCGGCTTCCGGGTCCGCGCGATGGCTCGCAATCCGCAGCGGCTGCGGGACCGTGACTGGTTCGGTGACGTCGAGGTGGTCGAGGCGGACGCGGGCGACGCCGAACAGGTCGCGGCCGCACTTCAGGGCGTCGACATCGCCTACTACCTGATCCACGCGCTCGGCACCGGCAACCGCTTCGAGTCGCGGGACCGGCACACGGCCTTGACGTTCGGTACGGCGGCTCGCGAGGCCGGCGTACGGCGGATCGTCTATCTCGGCGGGCTCTATCCGCAGGGCGAGGTGTTGTCGCCGCACCTGGACTCGCGTCGTGAGGTCGGCGAGATCCTGCTCGCCTCAGGCGTCCCGACGACCGTACTGCGGGCCGCCGTCATCATCGGCTCAGGGTCCGCATCCTTCGAGATGCTGCGGCATCTCACCGACCGGCTGCCGTTCATGGTCACACCGCGCTGGCTGGGGACCCGGATCCAGCCGATCGCCGTCCGGGACGTCCTGCACTACCTGGTCGGTAGCGCCTCGATGCCGGCCGAGGTCAGCCGCGGCTTCGACATCGGCGGGCCGGACGTTCTCACCTATCGCGACATGATGCAGCGGTACGCCGCGGTCGCCGGACTCCAGCCGCGACGGATCGTGACGCTGCCGCTCCTAACTCCTTCGCTGTCCAGCCACTGGGTCGGGCTCGTGACGCCGGTCCCCAGCAGCATCGCCCGGCCGCTCGTGGACAGCCTGATCCACGAAGTGGTGTGCAAGGAGCACGACATCGCGCAGTACGTCGCCGATCCCGAGGCGGGCCTGATCGGCTTCGACCGGGCGGTGGACCTCGCGCTCAAACGCGTGCAGGAGTTCGACGTCACTACCACCTGGGCTTCCGCGTCCACACCCGGTGCGCCGAGTGACCCGTTGCCGGGTGACCCCGACTGGTCCGGCGGCTCGTTGTACGTGGACGAGCGGGAGAGCGCTGTCTCGGCGACTCCGGAGCGGCTCTGGTCGGTGATCGAAGGGATCGGCGGCGGCAACGGCTGGTACTCCTGGCGGCTCGGCTGGTGGGCCAGGGGAGTGCTCGACCGGGTGTTCGGCGGTCCGGGTCTTCGCCGCGGCCGCCGCAACCCGCAGGATCTGTCGGTCGGTGACCCTCTCGACTGGTGGCGGGTGGAGGAGATCGAGGACCTGAAACTGCTCCGGCTCCGCGCGGAGATGAGGCTGCCTGGCCTCGCCTGGCTGGAGCTGATCGTCGACACCGACGCCGACGGGAACACGATCTTCCGGCAGAGAGCGCTCTTCCATCCTCACGGGCTGCCCGGCCACCTGTACTGGAACGCGATCAAGCCGTTCCACGGCGTCGTGTTCGGCGGCATGCAGCGCAACATCGCCGAGGCCGCCCAGTACACCGACGGTCCCGCCCACTGGAAGCCGTCGCGGAAATCGTCTTGACGGTCAGCGCAGGATGGGATGGTGAACATCACCAGCCTGGGCTTCCGAACAGATCTCAGACTCCTCGAGCTGGCCGGGAGCGAGGTGACCGATCGAGGCGAGTATGTCGTGGTGCGGACGCCTCGCAACCCGGCGTTCTGGTGGGGCAACTTCCTGCTGCTCCGTACGCCGTTCGCGCCCGGTGACACGACGGCACGCCTGGCGTTGTTCCAGACCGAGTTTCCGGACGCGAAACATGTTGCCATGGGCATCGACAGCGTGGACAGAGTGATCGGCGCCGAGGACGAACTGCTGGCGGCGGGCTTCGAGCTGGAGCCGAGCACGGTGATGACCGCCTCGCGGGTCAACGAGCCGGCGCGGCCGAACGAAGCCGCGGAGTACCGGCTGCTGAGCGGCGACCGGGACTGGGAGCAGCTGACCGAGCTGGGGTTGGCCTCCGCCACGATGACCGTCGACGAGGCGTACGAGGACTTCACCAGAGGTCGAACCCGATCTGCTCGTGAGCTGGTCGAGTCCGGACAGGGGTTCTGGTTCGGGGCGTTCGAGGGAGAGCGGTTGCTGGCGTCTCTCGGTCTGGTCCCCGACGGGCAGGGCGCTGCCCGGTTCCAGACCGTGCAGACGCATCCGGAAGCCCGCAACCGGGGACTCGCGAGCACACTGGTGCACCGGGCGGCGGCGTACGGGCTGGACGAACTGGGAGCGAAGACGCTGGTGATCGTCGCCGATCCCGAATACGTTGCCGTGCGCATCTATCGCGCCCTCGGGTTCGAAGACACCGAGACTCAGCTCCAGGTCATCAGACCCGCTGCGTGAGGCATGAAAGGGTGGGGGGATGACTGAGATCGTGCGCGGGGTCGCGTTGGTGACCGGTGGCAGCAGGGGGATCGGGGCTGCCGCCGCGGTCGCGCTGGCGGGTGACGGTTGGGATGTGGGGATCAGTTACCGGACGCAGGCCGATGACGCTGCGGCTGTGGTCGCTGCCTGTGAGGCCGTCGGACGACGCGCGGTGGCGGTGCGGGCCGATGTGGCCGAGGCCGAGGACATCGAGCGGATGTTCGGCGAGGTGACCGATGCGCTCGGACCGATCGGTGCCGTGATCAACAATGCCGGCATCGTGACGCCGTCGGCGAAGGTGGCCGACTACGACGTCGAGCGGCTGGAGAAGGTCTTCCGCATCAACACGATCGGGGCGTTCCTGGTCGCGGGAGCCGCCGTACGCCGGATGTCGACCGCGCGCGGCGGAAGCGGTGGGGTGATCGTGAACGTGTCGTCACGGGGCGCGGTGCTCGGGTCCGCGAACGAGTACGTCGATTACGCCGGCAGCAAGGCGGCGGTGGACACGCTGACGATCGGCCTCGCGAACGAGGTCGCGAAGGAAGGGATCCGGGTGCTCGGCATCCGGCCAGGGTTGATCGAGACCGACATCCACGCCGAGGGCCGGCTCGAGCGGATCGGAGCCACCCCGCCGCTGGGACGACCGGGCAAGGCCGAGGAAGTCGCCGCGCTGATCGCGTTCCTGGCTTCGGATCGCGCCTCCTACATGACGGGCTCCATGGTCGACGTAGCCGGCGGCCGCTGATCCCATGCCCTCGAGCGCTTAGCGCGGAGTGGCTAGCCGGGTGGGCCGGGTTCGGCCGCGGACGGTGACTTCTTCGCCGGCCCGCCACTGGTCGGCTTCGGCCGCGGAGGCCTCGGCCACCGCGGCCATCGAAGCGACCAGGCGACCTGGCACCGACTTGGCGAGCTCGGTGAGCCGGGCCGCCTCGTTCACCGGGTCGCCGATCACCGTGTACTCGTACCGCCGCACGTCCCCGACCGTCCCGGCGACGACGATTCCCGCGGTCACCCCGATCCCAGCCGTTGCCTCGGGCAACTCATCGCGCAACCGGACAGCCAGCGCACGACCGGCCTGGAGAGCGCTCCCTGCCGGATCTGCCAACTCGGTCGGGGCACCGAACACGGCCAGCACGGCGTCGCCCGCGAACTTGTTCACGAATCCGCCGTGCTCGTCCACCTCGTCGACGACGACAGCGAAGAAGCGGTTGAGCAGTTGCACCACTTCGGCCGGCGGCCGGGTCGCGGCGAGTTCGGTCGACCCGGTCAGGTCGACGAACAACACCGCGACGAAGCGTTCCTCACCACCGAGCGTGTCACTGCTCAAAGCCTCCCGGACCACCGACGGTCCGACGTACCGGCCGAAGAGGTCGCGGAGGCGTTCGCGCTCCCGAAGGCCCGCGGCCATCCGGTTGAAACCGGCTTGCAGTGAACCGAGTTCGGTGCCGTCGAACACCGGGATCCGGACATCCAGGTCGCCACGGCCGATCAGCGTCAGCGCGTTCCGCACCGAGCGGACCGGAGCAACGACAGATCGCGCAGAGAGCGCTGTCAGCAACCAGCCGCAGACCAGGACCACGGTGCCGAGGGCAAGGATGATGACGGAGAGCCGAGTGGCGGTGACGTCGCCGTCGATCAGGGCGAGTACGGCGGTCAGCATCAGACCGGCGACCGGGA
The Kribbella voronezhensis DNA segment above includes these coding regions:
- a CDS encoding ArsR/SmtB family transcription factor produces the protein MDDEVFRALADPSRRRLLDNLNQRNGQTLRDLCAGLEMARQSVSKHLAVLEAANLVTTARRGREKLHFLNAEPINAIADRWITQYDRRRVQLLADLKNSLEQETMNDFVYTTYIKTTPERLWQALTNPEFTQQYWGLHHDTDWKVGSPMEWKMGDVTMAGEGQVVLEHDPYRRLAFTWHHITPEFAKAVEMDDELRDKTAAEPLSRVSFDLEPDGDQVKLTVIHSGFEPDSAIRPMIEDGWTRLISDLKSFAESLPIPA
- a CDS encoding SDR family oxidoreductase, which gives rise to MEKPLVLVTGVTGYIGGRLVPELLEAGFRVRAMARNPQRLRDRDWFGDVEVVEADAGDAEQVAAALQGVDIAYYLIHALGTGNRFESRDRHTALTFGTAAREAGVRRIVYLGGLYPQGEVLSPHLDSRREVGEILLASGVPTTVLRAAVIIGSGSASFEMLRHLTDRLPFMVTPRWLGTRIQPIAVRDVLHYLVGSASMPAEVSRGFDIGGPDVLTYRDMMQRYAAVAGLQPRRIVTLPLLTPSLSSHWVGLVTPVPSSIARPLVDSLIHEVVCKEHDIAQYVADPEAGLIGFDRAVDLALKRVQEFDVTTTWASASTPGAPSDPLPGDPDWSGGSLYVDERESAVSATPERLWSVIEGIGGGNGWYSWRLGWWARGVLDRVFGGPGLRRGRRNPQDLSVGDPLDWWRVEEIEDLKLLRLRAEMRLPGLAWLELIVDTDADGNTIFRQRALFHPHGLPGHLYWNAIKPFHGVVFGGMQRNIAEAAQYTDGPAHWKPSRKSS
- a CDS encoding SDR family oxidoreductase, giving the protein MTEIVRGVALVTGGSRGIGAAAAVALAGDGWDVGISYRTQADDAAAVVAACEAVGRRAVAVRADVAEAEDIERMFGEVTDALGPIGAVINNAGIVTPSAKVADYDVERLEKVFRINTIGAFLVAGAAVRRMSTARGGSGGVIVNVSSRGAVLGSANEYVDYAGSKAAVDTLTIGLANEVAKEGIRVLGIRPGLIETDIHAEGRLERIGATPPLGRPGKAEEVAALIAFLASDRASYMTGSMVDVAGGR
- a CDS encoding adenylate/guanylate cyclase domain-containing protein produces the protein MLSESSAEAVLQRRPFGSWLLGPADQSPRLLRLRVQALLTFFSIGTNLIGALVVFVLAVFVLPGPAGNQDLDLARSIAIPAYVVFALVVGSWWSTRLGLRVTRWVLEDRPATTREQIATLQLPLRLTMIEVFLWLLATVIFSLLTLFLQPESVLRVLVTTFDGGIVTCAASYLLSEFALRPIAARALADEAPPRRLLAAGLKARTIFFWAVGSGVPVAGLMLTAVLALIDGDVTATRLSVIILALGTVVLVCGWLLTALSARSVVAPVRSVRNALTLIGRGDLDVRIPVFDGTELGSLQAGFNRMAAGLRERERLRDLFGRYVGPSVVREALSSDTLGGEERFVAVLFVDLTGSTELAATRPPAEVVQLLNRFFAVVVDEVDEHGGFVNKFAGDAVLAVFGAPTELADPAGSALQAGRALAVRLRDELPEATAGIGVTAGIVVAGTVGDVRRYEYTVIGDPVNEAARLTELAKSVPGRLVASMAAVAEASAAEADQWRAGEEVTVRGRTRPTRLATPR
- a CDS encoding GNAT family N-acetyltransferase; this translates as MVNITSLGFRTDLRLLELAGSEVTDRGEYVVVRTPRNPAFWWGNFLLLRTPFAPGDTTARLALFQTEFPDAKHVAMGIDSVDRVIGAEDELLAAGFELEPSTVMTASRVNEPARPNEAAEYRLLSGDRDWEQLTELGLASATMTVDEAYEDFTRGRTRSARELVESGQGFWFGAFEGERLLASLGLVPDGQGAARFQTVQTHPEARNRGLASTLVHRAAAYGLDELGAKTLVIVADPEYVAVRIYRALGFEDTETQLQVIRPAA
- a CDS encoding RecQ family ATP-dependent DNA helicase, with the protein product MGELLKLSDERASTAAGVIRAIAGDAARLREDQETAVAALCEPNARVLVVQATGWGKSAVYWAATAIRRSEGAGPTLVVSPLLSLMRDQVAAAARAGLRAATLNSSNVDAWSGIENDLRSGAIDVLLVSPERLANPGFGRRVLDGLAGQIGLLVIDEAHAVSDWGHDFRPDYRRVSDVLQKLNPQTPVLATTATANARVTDDVAHQLGQSTLVLRGPLARSSLQLAVVDALSPLDRFAWVVDQLPKLPGSGIVYTLTVSDAQRLAAAIQEVHGAAVPVAAYTGGLEASEREYLEDALRGNKLKALVATSALGMGYDKPDLGFVVHVGSPPSPVSYYQQVGRAGRGIDHAVVALLPSPADAGVWDYFATATIPVPEQVNRLLRGLEAYGPDQPATVPSLEAETGLRRGRVELMLKQLAVDGAVERVERGWIRTAIDWTFDADHYDGIVAVRRREADIMRAYTRGERCLMQLLQESLDDPSAERCGRCSVCLGLLPDPLTAKPDPETVHAITRLLRGETHVLEPRKMWPGGAFGAKGKIPPALMAEPGRTVVFADAPEWREVISETFSSGTGGDPAAMDALKAGCVAALSRWRDAWSRRPEVVVTLPAAGYRWLTTEIADHLAEIGRLERAELTVDSTAFADDQSSAEEARVWRDGVSIDPTTAQAIGGKSVLLVVDASSSQWPITVAAAKLRESGADAVLPLLIHRKP